Proteins co-encoded in one Malus sylvestris chromosome 9, drMalSylv7.2, whole genome shotgun sequence genomic window:
- the LOC126634139 gene encoding uncharacterized protein LOC126634139: MATAMVRKPVILRSSDDIFEFPGTGVSLGDMVLDFIEEVEVSPEFNTTSGSDEDDENSCGVEENKAFWEEQDQLLQATLCKSSSVESKIRQATKEALREINSSSEEYCVCARPVTGGCWKCLRTEICKRLIDSGYNCVICKSKWRSSTNAPAGEHTYLEVLDKSSKRGEISVAIELNFRAEFEMARASENYNRLISWLPEVFVGKAERLRALIKILCCAAKKCMKEKKMHLGPWRKHKYMQAKWFGTLERSTPGSLPVGFSHGPPKPKASILAFDLLDVAMAQGLHCSSTAVEVL, translated from the exons ATGGCCACAGCGATGGTTAGAAAACCTGTGATTCTCCGGAGTTCCGACGATATTTTTGAATTTCCCGGTACAGGTGTAAGTCTCGGGGACATGGTTCTGGATTTCATCGAGGAAGTCGAGGTGTCACCGGAGTTTAATACTACCTCTGGCTCCGATGAAGACGACGAGAATTCTTGCGGTGTGGAAGAGAACAAGGCATTTTGGGAAGAACAGGACCAACTTCTGCAG GCGACATTGTGCAAGAGCAGTAGCGTTGAATCGAAAATCCGACAAGCCACTAAGGAAGCGTTAAGGGAAATCAATTCATCAAGCGAAGAATACTGCGTTTGTGCGAGACCGGTGACCGGAGGTTGCTGGAAATGTTTGCGTACCGAAATATGCAAACGGCTAATTGATTCTGGATACAATTGTGTCATTTGCAAGTCTAAGTGGAGAAGCTCAACAAATGCCCCAGCAG GGGAGCATACGTATTTGGAAGTGCTGGATAAAAGTTCAAAGAGAGGGGAGATTAGTGTTGCAATTGAGCTAAATTTCCGAGCTGAGTTCGAGATGGCAAGAGCTAGCGAAAACTACAACAGATTGATTAGCTGGTTACCTGAAGTGTTTGTTGGGAAAGCCGAAAGACTACGAGCATTGATCAAGATTTTGTGCTGCGCAGCCAAGAAATGtatgaaggagaagaaaatgcaCTTGGGACCTTGGAGGAAGCACAAGTACATGCAAGCCAAGTGGTTTGGGACGTTGGAGAGGTCAACGCCGGGGTCGTTGCCAGTCGGATTTTCGCACGGGCCGCCGAAGCCTAAGGCCTCGATTTTGGCCTTTGATTTGTTGGACGTGGCGATGGCTCAAGGCTTGCATTGCTCTAGTACTGCAGTTGAAGTTTTGTGA